In Halichondria panicea chromosome 5, odHalPani1.1, whole genome shotgun sequence, the genomic stretch gtaaatgcagtagatttctttaagtGATATtcatttgggacttatgccccaccatcccacccaataactcatttggttccttttataggctactacttttataactactagtgggaaaaaaacctaaaaattttactatggaattcagcaaaactgatgaatacactaaattccttcaaaacacatgtcttttattacgatttatatgaccagtcagatgagtttaacgtcattgggcaacaagttagttattgcaggcgccctcgtgcaacatgccatatattgcactggatgacataacCCTCGGCCCCGAGGGCattatattgctccagtgcaatatatggcatgttgcactctggctgggcaataactaatacataataacctatagtttggggcagccagcactggccatGCAGTATACgaaatagcgagtggccgcatttcagggcgagttttgcgcagtaaacataattattgctagcGATCCGTGTCAAACCAAATGgctggtatatcgaggtggccgtacttcttcagagagccggaatagcaagACTCTACTGACTCGCATGATGGTATCCacgagtacacatttttgcgattcatagaaatagcagaaattaataccacgaaaatatgtcaccttataAAGGTATAGTCAGTATTATCCCACTCATGTAATGACATGATGGTAGAGTTTTTATAGACAGATCATGCTATGATTTTTTCTCACAGGCGATTCAGCATAACCATCATCATGTAAGTGGAGCGTGTTTAACTGCCATGCTTGAGCACTGGTTGACCCAGACcgaccctcccccctcctggtCCGCTCTCATTGAGGCTCTCAGATCCCCTACTCTTGGTCTGTGGGACATTGCCAATGAGATTGAGACTTACAATAGACAAGTGCATGAATACATGCATTGTCGACAGAGTTATTAATTATTTTCGATGTCATTTTCTCCGACTCTATTAGaacatatatatactgtacgtgTTATTTTTTTGGTTTGTATTCTTGTTTGTTAGAAAATAcagtataactataattatatgtatatagctatagctatacataattattatattaaataTCAGTCAATTTGATTATTATTGTGATGAAATGAATAATatcagtacatgcatacatgcatggtgcatCGAGTACTGTTTTGGGCCAGAATTTAATGACCAGACTTGTTGCAACTACTTTAACGAGAGTAGTTGTGTCGAAAACTTCCCTCTAGGTCAAGTATCTGGTACCAACTTTGTATGTGGTGAGTTTGATTAACATGAATTGATGGAATTAACGTTTTTTGCAGGATGTTCAACACTGAATGATGCAAATGGAGAGTTTTCGTATAGTAATGATACAGACCTTGGTAGTGTGGCCACTCTAATTTGTACACGTAAGTAGCTAGCGTGTATATATGCTAATTAAGTCCATTCTTTCCAGCTctctgtatgcatgtggtGTTGCCCTTATTGGTTGATGGAGACATTTCCTACActgaccccccccctccccccccccaacaaACTTGAAGCTGGCACCGAAGCAAACTTCCCCTGCAACATATGATTCCTGATAGATCCTGAGAATGGACATACAAGAACATGTCTGACTAGTGGAACGTGGTCGGGCAAGAGTCCAACATGCAGTGAGTTTATACTGCATATCAGGCATATCATACTAGTAAAGCTGTGtttattttgtttgtggtTTTTTGCATTTTCTATAAATGTAAGCAACACTATAAGACAGTATGTGGTGtttggtacatgcatgcatctttgTATTCCTGCTGtagcctgtgaaggaggctaataaattatatcaTGTAAGGAACATATCATACCAAGGGCGGTCAATACACCTTTGATCATACCCAGGAGAAAACCTGCTGTTCCACAGCAAGCAACTCATCATTTCATGGTAATTTTCTTGGGCACGCCCCCCAATTTTATTTATCATGTAAAGTCTCTTTATAGAAGTGTATTGCAATTTAGTACAGTGTTTAAAATAATACGGTATACGGGTATAGTGAAAATGAAATACGTGTAGTCTAGATAATTAATAGTGAAAGTGAGTCTCATGCACGACACCGAttactgcacatgcacactaaaCTGTTGCAGAGTTGACAGGCTGCTAAGGGCTTGTTGTACTTAATAATAGCTAGTGAGGTACTAGGTAATCAAAATAATTCAACAGTCAGCCAAGCAAGCAGAACGTGTTATAAGTAAAAAAAAGTGCATATACAGTGTAGCGATGTGGTTAGCATTTGTTATAGATCTATCTATACATCTTATACAGCATGCAGACACTACACTATCAGCATATATATCACTATCAGCTAAAGTCGATTCTCTACTTGTGCGGTGGGTAGTCcccatatacatgcatgaactTAGTCCCGATATGCTGGAGGCAAGTACTGAGCAGAAGGTGGTTACTCAGTGGGGTACTGAGCAGGGGGTGGTTGTCCAGTGGGGCACTGAGCAGGGGGTGGTTGTCCAGTGGGGTGCTGAGCAGGGGGTGGTTGTCCAGTGGGGTACTGAGCAGGGGGTGGTTGTCCAGTGGGGCACTGAGCAGGGGGTGGTTGTCCAGTGGGGTGCTGAGCAGGGGGTGGTTGTCCAGCGGGGTGCTGAGCAGGGGGTGGTTGTCCAGCGGGTTGCTGAGCAGGGGGTGGTTGTCCAGTGGGGCACTGAGCAGGGGGTGGTTGTCCAGTGGGGTGCTGAGCAGGGGGTGGTTGTCCAGCGGGGTGCTGAGCAGGGGGTGGTTGTCCAGCGGGTTGCTGAGCAGGGGGTGGTTGTCCAGTGGGGTGCTGAGCAGGGGGTGGTTGTCCAGTGGGGTACTGAGCAGGGGGTGGTTGTCCAGCGGGGTACTGAGCAAGAGGTGGTTGTCCAGCGGGGTACTGAGCAGAGGGTGGTTGTCTAGTGGGGTATTGCTGAACAGCAAGGGGTGGTTGTCCAGTGTGGTACTGAGCAGGGGGTGGTTGTCCAGTGGAATCAGGGGCTGGGGGTTGCTGAGGGTAGGACGTGTGATACTGAGGGTCGGCATATTGTCCAGTCGGGTAGACAGCCACTGGTTGCATATTTTGAGGGGGGGTTTGTGGGGAATAGGGAGGAGTTTGATCCGTGGGTTGCTGCATGGGATAGGCTGGATCTTGTGTATTTGACGCAGTGACTACATCTGTCGACGCAGCATTATTGATTAGGGGAGTACTGCGTGCGTAGAGAGCCAGACGACGTCTTCTCCTTATTAAACTACGGACCAAGAAGACAATCAAAActgtgatgatgatgatcGGAATAGGAATAGTCACTATAAGAGCGATCGTGTTGCCGGATATTAATAAACCTGCATAAAATAgtaatagctacatgcagtatgCAATATCAGCGTCGATAAGCATGTATATCCAGTTTGAATATATacgtagaacctcgattattcggccctccattatccagaacctcgattatccggcttggcaattATCTTTtttagaaaatgggcgtgtcacttaaatgcgcatgcgcattgcagctgttactatggagacaggcctgTGGCACAgctgtttatcaattaagTAGGTgaatcaaggcgtggtttatcaggcctgcctctggaaccaaggtgtttGGAATCGGGATAATCGAGGTTACGCAATAATTAATTCAGATAATTCGGAGCTAAAAAAAGTCTCAGCCATTACTgtattgataattatagtgactctTACCTGCAGTACAGAACAAGGCCACATCTTCTGAATGGCTGCAATCTTCATCTCCAATAGGGTTAGCAAAACAATCAATGAGTTTGCTCTCAATTCCTGAGCAACGAAGCTCATCCAGCCATGTCCGCGTGGTTGATGAAGCTTGGGAAAAACTATAAATAGGAATAAATCATTATGCACAAGTcaagctgtataattatagacaatagAAGCTTGGTACAAACTGTATACAATTTCTTCAAGTGGATAATTCGATAGTCAGTGAGTTAAagggccggctatgctatacTTATAACATGACTATACTATTTTCTGATGAGCttatacacactcaccctagtgttccaactgttccgtatcgagtgtaggttgagaaccctagttgacgacaagccactcttgcatcatTTGAGCCGAAGCTGTCctgacacactgtcccccattgtccactgtaatagatctccagtctgccagaggagcctccaGTTAGACTAAAGCtgcctaccagcctcaggtctccacTTGAAGGGCCTATATAAATGCAttgcatggctataattattgatggcTAATCGGAGTGTAACAATGCTATACGCACTATTCGTACTCATTTCTTACTTGCAGTTCTTCCAGTGCAGATCAAGGCTACATCTTCTGAATGGctgcaatcttcaactccaaTAGGGTTAGAAGGACAATCAATGAGTCTGTTCTCACTTCCTGAGCAACGAAGCTCGTCCAGCCATGTCCGAATGGTTGATGAAGTTTGTGAAAAACTATAGGAAATCATTATCATAACTATTACACAAGGTCAAGCTGTATATAAAGAGAAAAGAAAGTTCGACGTGATTTCATTGAAACTTGGTACAAACTGTATACATTTCTTCAACATGGATATTTCAAGTAAGTCATGAAAggctacactctaaaaacgtTGG encodes the following:
- the LOC135336464 gene encoding soluble scavenger receptor cysteine-rich domain-containing protein SSC5D-like, which encodes MSCLLWKSVTFLNLVWAVGGQLSGDLRLVGNSGQTGGSSGRLEVYYSGQWGTVCQDSFGPNDAGVACRQLGFSTYAHYGTVGTLGFSQPSSFTRTWLDDLRCLGTESRLINCPANTLIGKVEDCSHSEDVALICTGSTAVPSSGDLRLVDSFGQTGGSSGRLEIYYSGEWGTVCNDSFGIDEAVVACRQLGFSTYTRYGTVGALGFSQTSSTIRTWLDELRCSGSENRLIDCPSNPIGVEDCSHSEDVALICTGRTASPSSGDLRLVGSFSLTGGSSGRLEIYYSGQWGTVCQDSFGSNDARVACRQLGFSTYTRYGTVGTLGFSQASSTTRTWLDELRCSGIESKLIDCFANPIGDEDCSHSEDVALFCTAGLLISGNTIALIVTIPIPIIIITVLIVFLVRSLIRRRRRLALYARSTPLINNAASTDVVTASNTQDPAYPMQQPTDQTPPYSPQTPPQNMQPVAVYPTGQYADPQYHTSYPQQPPAPDSTGQPPPAQYHTGQPPLAVQQYPTRQPPSAQYPAGQPPLAQYPAGQPPPAQYPTGQPPPAQHPTGQPPPAQQPAGQPPPAQHPAGQPPPAQHPTGQPPPAQCPTGQPPPAQQPAGQPPPAQHPAGQPPPAQHPTGQPPPAQCPTGQPPPAQYPTGQPPPAQHPTGQPPPAQCPTGQPPPAQYPTE